Proteins co-encoded in one Luteolibacter sp. Y139 genomic window:
- a CDS encoding SUKH-3 domain-containing protein: MKERFPSEVEAMLREAGWYPGRSELPVELPNDYSIFPWARKALEEFGGLHVGSSGPGRDLARSNIQFEPDAAEGLAPHVSQTDDGLRLYPLGEIDNGHAHLLIDELGSVYYYFDELEKVGVTLDEALINLLLGMKAG, from the coding sequence ATGAAAGAGCGCTTTCCTTCGGAGGTTGAAGCGATGTTGCGGGAGGCAGGATGGTATCCAGGGCGCTCGGAGCTTCCTGTGGAGCTTCCCAATGACTACTCGATCTTCCCGTGGGCGAGAAAGGCGTTGGAGGAATTCGGCGGACTGCATGTCGGTTCCAGCGGGCCGGGAAGGGATCTTGCTCGAAGCAATATCCAATTTGAGCCGGACGCCGCAGAAGGCTTGGCCCCGCATGTCTCTCAAACCGACGATGGACTCCGACTCTATCCACTGGGCGAGATCGATAACGGGCACGCTCATTTGCTGATCGATGAGCTGGGATCCGTGTATTATTACTTCGATGAACTCGAGAAGGTCGGTGTCACTCTTGATGAAGCCCTGATAAATCTGCTTTTGGGAATGAAAGCAGGATAG
- a CDS encoding TetR/AcrR family transcriptional regulator: MDRKPSNQELRTRKDLLLAAGRLLKQGVRPTMDEVAKEALISRATAYRYFKNVEALLLEVAVDEAVSDPAEVFARDRSTDPVARIDKAEASMHKMVFENEAELRLFLARSIGRDLSDDALPQRQNRRLPLIEAALEPARARFSDAEYEKLCIALAMIFGTESMIVARDVLRIDERTARKAKSWAVKALVQAAMRKEGHYK; the protein is encoded by the coding sequence GTGGATCGTAAACCCAGCAATCAGGAGCTGCGGACCCGCAAGGATCTGCTGCTCGCTGCCGGGCGTCTGCTCAAGCAAGGCGTGAGGCCGACGATGGATGAGGTGGCGAAGGAGGCGCTGATCTCGCGAGCAACGGCCTATCGCTATTTCAAGAATGTGGAGGCGTTGCTGTTAGAGGTGGCGGTGGATGAGGCGGTGAGTGATCCTGCAGAGGTTTTTGCCCGTGACCGCTCCACTGATCCGGTGGCGCGGATCGACAAGGCGGAGGCTTCGATGCACAAGATGGTGTTCGAGAACGAGGCGGAGTTGCGGCTTTTCCTCGCGCGTTCGATCGGGCGGGATTTGAGCGATGATGCCTTGCCGCAACGGCAGAACCGGCGGCTGCCGTTGATCGAGGCGGCGTTGGAGCCTGCTCGCGCGCGCTTCAGCGATGCGGAGTACGAGAAGCTGTGCATCGCGCTCGCGATGATCTTCGGGACCGAGTCGATGATCGTTGCTCGGGATGTGCTGCGGATCGATGAGAGGACCGCTCGGAAGGCGAAGAGCTGGGCGGTGAAGGCGCTGGTGCAGGCGGCGATGCGGAAAGAGGGCCATTACAAGTGA
- a CDS encoding ester cyclase, with product MKLTPQQMDAKIDEHFAFEKNDDVEGVLATLAHDAVHDIVGWPSGPTHGREGARGFYETLFTDLSESTVTPVQRLYGDNFMMDESRWEGRAPGRPFGLEGRNRPLAFRLLHVVEFTDDGDIKKEQVWLDLASILQQLPQDS from the coding sequence ATGAAACTGACTCCGCAGCAGATGGACGCGAAGATCGACGAGCACTTCGCCTTTGAGAAAAACGACGATGTGGAAGGCGTGCTGGCCACGCTGGCGCACGATGCCGTGCACGATATCGTGGGCTGGCCGAGTGGCCCCACCCATGGGCGCGAGGGTGCGCGGGGTTTTTATGAGACGCTTTTCACGGATCTATCGGAGAGCACGGTGACGCCGGTGCAGCGGCTGTATGGCGACAACTTCATGATGGATGAGTCGCGATGGGAGGGGCGTGCGCCGGGCAGGCCGTTTGGCTTGGAGGGAAGGAATCGTCCGCTCGCTTTCCGGTTGCTGCATGTGGTCGAGTTCACTGACGACGGTGATATTAAGAAGGAGCAGGTGTGGCTCGATTTGGCCTCGATTCTCCAACAGCTTCCCCAGGACTCGTGA
- a CDS encoding DEAD/DEAH box helicase, whose protein sequence is MCHGPPGTGKTFTLAAAAIEHAARGEAVLVVCRSPKASDVMAKAVERLAGTDLLTLRTGSKQAVGKLRDHIDLLLSRAYENDGAARKSDLKRATKILGKEVREFEGQLAAAMRSGKWFDPEGEPRWWHLLGQWWDRPGESTPLLMEVAKRLVELQRERMREAKEHLAEVHARRLEELLREQWTRGVLKKYRMALKRKASGAWEKELAAIDAGTLLSIFPIWIVESDDVHRVLPLQEGLFPLVVMDEASQCDLASAIPALHRGKRALIAGDPKQLRTVSFLPNHRLVDLCERHAISEKDRVRFHFRDVSLIDAAMDASDAVHFLCEHFRSRPELIAFSNDTFYRSKLRLMRELPSEEPTAVAAVLQHVEGSRDASGVNRRELEQVAAFLREWYGEQQRAGTKGSIGFLSPFRAQVDAFENVVSEIIGRETLASLVSDHELVAATAHGFQGDERDVMVLSLAVCDDCPAATRRFLEREDVFNVSITRARDRVVVFHSVTRDRLPGDSLLAGWLASLERDHRLAVEDPACRWVTEVGDRLRKEGWSCESGRSVGGIAVDLLVDGGGKRLAIDVVGQRGRAGERVGLREQLLLQRAGLGMVPLGIHEWRTDPERCVEVVRGYLK, encoded by the coding sequence GTGTGCCATGGGCCGCCGGGGACGGGGAAGACGTTCACGCTGGCTGCAGCGGCGATCGAGCATGCGGCTCGGGGTGAGGCGGTGCTGGTGGTTTGCCGGAGCCCGAAGGCTTCGGATGTGATGGCGAAGGCAGTTGAGCGATTGGCAGGGACTGACTTGCTCACGTTGAGGACGGGGAGCAAGCAGGCGGTGGGGAAGTTGAGGGATCACATCGATCTGTTGCTTTCGCGGGCGTATGAGAACGATGGGGCGGCCCGGAAGAGTGACTTGAAGCGGGCGACGAAGATTCTCGGCAAGGAGGTCCGGGAGTTTGAGGGGCAGTTGGCCGCGGCGATGCGGAGCGGGAAGTGGTTCGATCCGGAAGGTGAGCCGCGTTGGTGGCACCTGCTTGGGCAGTGGTGGGATCGGCCGGGGGAATCGACGCCGCTGCTGATGGAGGTGGCGAAGCGACTAGTGGAGTTGCAGCGCGAGCGGATGCGGGAGGCGAAAGAGCATCTGGCAGAGGTGCATGCGCGGCGGCTGGAGGAGTTGCTTCGCGAACAGTGGACCCGGGGTGTCCTAAAGAAGTATCGGATGGCGCTGAAGCGGAAGGCGAGTGGAGCGTGGGAGAAAGAGTTGGCGGCGATTGATGCGGGGACGCTGTTGTCGATTTTTCCGATCTGGATCGTGGAGTCGGATGATGTTCACCGGGTGCTGCCGTTGCAGGAGGGACTGTTTCCGCTGGTGGTGATGGATGAGGCGAGCCAGTGCGATCTGGCTTCGGCGATCCCTGCTTTGCATCGTGGAAAGCGGGCGTTGATCGCGGGGGATCCGAAGCAACTGCGGACGGTTTCGTTCCTGCCGAATCATCGGTTGGTGGACTTGTGCGAGAGGCATGCGATTTCGGAGAAGGACCGGGTGCGTTTTCATTTCCGCGATGTGTCGTTGATCGATGCGGCGATGGATGCGAGCGACGCGGTGCATTTCTTGTGCGAGCATTTTCGTTCGCGGCCGGAGTTGATCGCCTTCAGCAATGATACTTTCTATCGGAGCAAGCTGAGGCTGATGCGGGAGTTGCCGAGTGAAGAGCCGACGGCAGTGGCTGCGGTTTTGCAGCACGTTGAAGGGAGTCGCGATGCAAGCGGGGTGAACCGGCGCGAGTTGGAGCAGGTGGCGGCCTTCTTGCGCGAATGGTATGGGGAGCAGCAGCGTGCAGGCACGAAGGGAAGCATCGGGTTTTTGTCACCATTCCGTGCGCAGGTGGATGCGTTCGAGAATGTGGTGTCTGAGATCATTGGCCGCGAAACCCTGGCGTCGCTGGTGAGCGATCATGAATTGGTTGCTGCGACCGCGCACGGTTTCCAAGGGGATGAGCGGGACGTGATGGTGCTGTCGCTGGCGGTGTGTGATGATTGTCCGGCGGCGACCAGGCGCTTTCTGGAGAGGGAGGATGTTTTCAATGTTTCGATCACTCGTGCGCGGGACCGGGTGGTGGTTTTTCATTCCGTGACTCGTGATCGCTTGCCTGGGGATTCGTTGCTGGCGGGTTGGCTGGCGTCGCTGGAGCGGGATCATCGCTTGGCGGTGGAGGATCCGGCGTGCCGATGGGTGACGGAGGTGGGTGACCGTTTGAGGAAGGAAGGGTGGAGTTGTGAAAGCGGGCGCTCGGTCGGTGGGATTGCGGTGGATCTGTTAGTCGATGGAGGAGGGAAGCGTCTGGCGATCGATGTGGTGGGTCAGCGTGGCCGGGCTGGGGAGAGGGTGGGGCTGCGGGAGCAGCTGCTGCTTCAGCGTGCGGGCTTGGGGATGGTGCCGCTGGGGATTCACGAATGGCGGACCGATCCGGAGCGCTGCGTGGAGGTGGTGCGGGGATATCTCAAGTGA